The Maridesulfovibrio sp. genomic sequence AAGCAGAGGCTAATGATTGAGAGATGTATGAGCAAGAAAAAAATGGTATATTCAGGTGTGAAATCTATATTGATTTCAGGGTGTTGACGATTTTTTGTCTGACCTTAGTTCTTAAGTCATGAATGAAAATTACGAACCGAAAGGTCCCTACATCTCGGCTAAGGCTGCCGCAGAATACGCAGGGTATTCATATGATCACTTTCGCCAGCTGGTGAAAAAATATCGGATACCCAGACGCGGTCCATCCAAAGTCAGATTTGCACTTAGCGATCTGGATGAATGGATGCTTAATCCCAATTTCTTTTGTGAAGTTCCAGTAGCCAGCAAGAGAAAAAGAAAATTTAAAACCGTAAAAATTAAAGTAGGTTAGTATGTCTATTCACATGCGGAAAAGTGGCAGCTACTTCGTCCGATATAGGAAGAATGGTAAGCAGAAGCAGAAGAGTGGTTTTGGCTCCGGTGAAGCAGGCAAAGCTCGTGCAGAGGAGTTTGACCGTTCTGTGAATGGAAAGAAGAATGATGATCAGGAATTGTTGGCTAACAACATCGAATACATTGATCAGCTTGCCCAGCGTTATTACACTTCGGATGATGTAGATATGAGCAAGCAGTGGCGCAGGGATTGGCTCAAAATGTTCAATGAGCGTCTTCTTCCAGAGTTGAGTCAGATACCAATCTCTCATCTTAAGGGGGATACTATCTCTCGTCTTGTAAAGCAAAAGTTTCCTGAAGCATCCCTTGTGACGCGCTCGACATATGTGGGGTATGTGAAGGCGATGTTTTCATGGGGTGTTAGAATGGAGCTGATTGAGAAAAATCCTTTAGCTCATTTTTCCCGGAAAAGCTCCCCCCAGAAGGACTTGTTGGTAGATAAGGAGTTGATTCTGAATATTCGTGATGCATGTGTCCCGCACATTGCGCTTGGGGTAGAGTTCATTGCCAACACTGGCGTTCGCCCTGGCCCGGTAGAACTGCTGGGAGTCAAGTGGGAACATATCAACTGGAAAGACTCGACAGTCAGTGTTTTGGGCAAGAACCGCAAGTGGCGGATAATACCTCTGAAGCCGGAGTTTCTGGAGAAATTGATGATCCAGAAGGAGAAGGCCAAAACCGACTATATGATCGAATACAATGGTCGTGGAAATCTTGATGGTATTAACCAAGGCTTTAGGAGAACATGCAGGAAAATTGGTGTCGATGATGCCGTTGAACTCTACGATATTCGCCACTGGTTTTGCTCAATGCTGCTCGCAAAGGGAGTCCCAGTGAAGACTGTGAGTATGCTCATGGATCACAGTTCAACCCGCATGACGCTTGATGTGTATGGGCACTTTATCCCGGGAGATGAAGCACAGGCGATTCAAGGGTTGCCGGATATATTCTAGAAAAATTACCTGCCGGATTGTCGGGAAAAGAAGGGGGCGTCAGAAAATGATGCTCCCTTTCTTTTTGGCAATTGAAAATAAAACATCAAAGCAACCATGCTGTCGCAGCGGCTGCCGGGGAGACACCGAGAATTTAGATGGAGATTATTCAAGTCAGCAGGGTAATCAGGGGATGAAAACTGTAAGCTCAAACAAGCTCTAACACTTTGGTAATCACTTCCCTGAATCAGCGGATCATACAAACCCATTCATACTTTTTCTCAATCATTTTTCTTCAACATAGGTATAGGGGGACAGTGAAGATGAGAATTAAGAAAGCATGCGGGGCGTATAGGATATTTGCAGGATAAATGTAGGTAATATGCGGGTTACCAGGGTTTGTTGGAAAAATTTTAGGGCAAATGGTTAAAATGAGAATTTTGACCATTTGCCCTTTGTTTTAGACACTCAAAATGAGAAAGTTTTAGCTGCCCTGGCGACCAAGTCTCCAATAGACTATTCTGCGTGTTTTTACATTTGCGATGATGGTCATATCGGCGTTGGGGTAATAAAATGCTTTCAGTATATTGGGGTTGCCTTTTGTCACTGTGGTCAGTTCGAATGCGCCTAATTTATTCATTAATATGCTTTGATTAAATGGACTTCCGCCATTACAGGTGTTTACGACCCAATCTTGAAGTTTCTTGACGGCAGGATCATTTGAATATGTCGGCTTTGTAGACTTATTTTTTGCAGTCTGCTGTAAATATTTTTCATATCTTTTGTTCACCTCATCCATATCAATCTCGATTTTCTCTTGAGGCTCGGCTTTCTCATCTCCTTTCGGTTTATTAGACTCTTTTTGTGCAACCTGCTGCATTTTTTTGTCCACTGATTTTGCTGATACAATATCACCAGGCTTTTCGTAGGTCATTCCAAACCCCACGAAACACACAATTAATGCAAGGCCATATATTCCTAAGACTTTCTTTCTTGATGTCGCTTTTACCCATGTAGGTTTAATTAGTCCCACGACTATAGCTATTTGAGCACCTAGCAGTCCAATTACAAATAAATTAGCCAGCATACCAACCTCCACTTATTGTAAATATTTCAGTCCACGACCACACTCAAAACAAGAAATTCTATACCAGTCGACATGAAAAACTGCAAAGAAATGCTTATACGCCGTAGGGTGCGACAGATTCTTGCAGTAAATTAGTAGGTTGCTGGTTATCTAGGGAGGCCTCGCTTCGCTGTCTTCATCAGCCTGGCCATACTCTGCCGGTCGCTCTCGCATACGTAGTTCCGCTGCGCCTGCTTTGGCCTTGAAATAGCTGCTTTCTTTGACAGCCAAGCGCAGTTCTCTGTTCAGCTCCCGGTTTTCCTTCATGGCGTCTCGGAAGTCATTTGTCAGCTCGCGTACCAGCTTGCGCTCTTCGGCCAGCTCCGCCTCAAGCTCTTGGCATTGAGCGCATGATCCATCCTGCTCTGAAGGTCGAGATCTAAGAAGAGCTTCTCCTCTATGCATTGCCCCATCCCCAGTAAGTAGCCAATCAGCAGAAATATTACAATTAATTGCAATATTTACCAACCAAGACGCTGGTATCTGACCTCGGCTTTTAGCTGAAGACATTGCGGATTGTCTCAGTCCCATGAAACGGGCTAGTTCGCTGTCACTTTTTGCGTTGGTTGCTAGTTTTAATCTCTCTAAAAACGTATTCATGGCGGTTGCATCTTTTTCAGTTAAACCTGCAACCAAACCTGCAACCTGCTTTGATGAATCAGGCATTTTGAAATTCCCTTTAATATCAAACAGTTGCCTTTATGCTTAAAAACTGGTCGCAAAAAGTAAATATGCAACCTCTTTTTGAGTTGACAGACTAACGCAAAAAGTGTTTAAAAAAGCTTCAAG encodes the following:
- a CDS encoding helix-turn-helix domain-containing protein codes for the protein MNENYEPKGPYISAKAAAEYAGYSYDHFRQLVKKYRIPRRGPSKVRFALSDLDEWMLNPNFFCEVPVASKRKRKFKTVKIKVG
- a CDS encoding site-specific integrase; this encodes MSIHMRKSGSYFVRYRKNGKQKQKSGFGSGEAGKARAEEFDRSVNGKKNDDQELLANNIEYIDQLAQRYYTSDDVDMSKQWRRDWLKMFNERLLPELSQIPISHLKGDTISRLVKQKFPEASLVTRSTYVGYVKAMFSWGVRMELIEKNPLAHFSRKSSPQKDLLVDKELILNIRDACVPHIALGVEFIANTGVRPGPVELLGVKWEHINWKDSTVSVLGKNRKWRIIPLKPEFLEKLMIQKEKAKTDYMIEYNGRGNLDGINQGFRRTCRKIGVDDAVELYDIRHWFCSMLLAKGVPVKTVSMLMDHSSTRMTLDVYGHFIPGDEAQAIQGLPDIF
- a CDS encoding helix-turn-helix domain-containing protein; amino-acid sequence: MPDSSKQVAGLVAGLTEKDATAMNTFLERLKLATNAKSDSELARFMGLRQSAMSSAKSRGQIPASWLVNIAINCNISADWLLTGDGAMHRGEALLRSRPSEQDGSCAQCQELEAELAEERKLVRELTNDFRDAMKENRELNRELRLAVKESSYFKAKAGAAELRMRERPAEYGQADEDSEARPP